In the Novosphingobium sp. 9 genome, one interval contains:
- a CDS encoding Mrp/NBP35 family ATP-binding protein has translation MLKAKLPAEAAARLQSLRAVDGVVTLVLDGEGLDERAAVRLEQATRAALAQVPGVTELRVAMMGERRPQPTGPRIIAVASGKGGVGKSTVSANLAVALARRGLRVGLVDADIQGPSQARLLGAENERPVAHDKRLVPVASRWGVPMLSMAQLAGAGEAIAWRGSMVAGAMVKMLEAHWDHAEVLIVDLPPGTGDIQLTLAKQFPPSGIVIVSTPQDLALIDAARATGLFRKLGVPIVGLIENMAGYACPHCGEVSDPFGCGGAEASAAEQGLDFLGRIPLDIAIRRQSDEGVPVAAGDGAQAEAFAALAARVADWLETQSPDVQAPDTSEGAR, from the coding sequence TTGCTGAAGGCGAAACTGCCTGCGGAGGCTGCCGCACGCCTGCAATCGCTGCGTGCGGTCGATGGCGTGGTGACGCTGGTGCTCGATGGCGAGGGGCTGGACGAGCGAGCCGCCGTCCGTCTCGAACAGGCCACGCGTGCGGCACTGGCGCAGGTTCCCGGCGTGACCGAACTGCGGGTCGCCATGATGGGCGAGCGTCGCCCGCAACCCACAGGGCCGCGCATCATCGCGGTCGCCTCGGGCAAGGGCGGGGTCGGCAAGTCCACCGTCTCGGCCAATCTGGCGGTGGCGCTGGCGCGTCGGGGCCTGCGTGTCGGACTGGTCGATGCCGATATTCAGGGGCCGTCGCAGGCGCGGCTGCTGGGGGCCGAGAACGAGCGTCCGGTCGCGCACGACAAGCGGCTGGTTCCCGTGGCGAGCCGCTGGGGCGTGCCGATGCTGTCGATGGCGCAACTGGCGGGCGCGGGCGAGGCGATCGCCTGGCGCGGCTCGATGGTGGCAGGCGCGATGGTCAAGATGCTGGAAGCGCACTGGGATCATGCCGAAGTGCTGATCGTGGACCTGCCGCCCGGCACCGGCGATATCCAGCTGACGCTGGCCAAGCAGTTCCCGCCCTCCGGCATCGTGATCGTCTCGACCCCGCAGGATCTCGCGCTGATCGACGCTGCGCGCGCCACCGGGCTGTTCCGTAAGCTGGGCGTGCCGATCGTCGGCCTGATCGAGAACATGGCGGGCTATGCCTGCCCGCACTGCGGCGAGGTGAGCGATCCGTTCGGCTGCGGCGGGGCGGAAGCCTCGGCGGCCGAACAGGGGCTCGATTTCCTGGGACGCATCCCGCTCGACATCGCGATCCGGCGCCAGAGCGACGAAGGCGTTCCGGTGGCGGCGGGCGACGGTGCGCAGGCCGAGGCTTTCGCCGCGCTGGCGGCCCGCGTGGCGGACTGGCTGGAGACGCAAAGTCCAGATGTACAGGCTCCTGACACGTCCGAAGGCGCCCGCTGA
- the hflK gene encoding protease modulator HflK: MARGVLAMTGRRSPWGGSSDNGGDGSRNDGDDHAQEPGDSADPEVGADEAPDSGAPEDRSPPPSKAPEQRGPRNPWLPTGTPSRKGPGLDDIFRGRDSGNRNAQRPSAPGGGNRGPSLPQFPMRPELAARWIPWAIGAAVIAVAAASSIHVVGQKEEGIVTQFGRYSRTLGPGVSLTLPWPVEQVAVTDVTSIKIDSIPEGESEMLMLTSDKNLVDLTYLVRWNIKNLRDYSFQIADPQDTVREVAEASMRASIAQIGLDSLLTGAGRGQVEDSVRDRMQRVLDSYHAGVLIQGVEIKKADPPAKVVDAFQQVTVAQQGAERDRSNARAWSQQLLAGAQGAAEAFNKEYAEYKLAPEVTKRRMWYETMERVLRKNGAVIDEGKDGHGAVPYLPLPAPKKPAPPADAPAASSGDAQ; encoded by the coding sequence ATGGCGCGCGGTGTTCTTGCGATGACCGGACGGCGCAGTCCCTGGGGAGGTTCCTCGGACAACGGCGGTGACGGATCGCGAAACGACGGCGACGATCACGCGCAAGAGCCCGGCGACAGCGCCGACCCCGAAGTCGGCGCGGATGAGGCGCCAGACAGCGGGGCGCCCGAGGATCGCAGCCCTCCTCCGTCCAAGGCCCCGGAACAACGCGGGCCGCGCAACCCCTGGCTGCCCACCGGCACGCCGTCGCGCAAAGGCCCCGGCCTCGACGATATCTTCCGTGGCCGCGACAGCGGCAACCGCAACGCGCAGCGCCCGTCCGCGCCCGGCGGCGGCAATCGCGGCCCTTCGCTGCCGCAGTTTCCCATGCGCCCCGAACTCGCTGCGCGCTGGATCCCCTGGGCCATCGGCGCCGCAGTGATCGCCGTGGCGGCCGCCTCCAGCATTCATGTGGTGGGCCAGAAGGAAGAGGGCATCGTCACCCAGTTCGGGCGCTATTCGCGCACGCTCGGCCCCGGCGTCTCGCTGACGCTCCCCTGGCCGGTCGAACAGGTTGCCGTGACCGACGTCACCAGCATCAAGATCGATTCGATCCCCGAGGGCGAATCCGAGATGCTGATGCTCACCAGCGACAAGAACCTTGTGGACCTTACCTATCTGGTGCGCTGGAACATCAAGAACCTGCGCGATTATTCGTTCCAGATCGCCGACCCGCAGGACACCGTTCGCGAAGTGGCCGAAGCCTCGATGCGCGCCTCGATCGCGCAGATAGGCCTCGATTCCCTGCTGACCGGCGCCGGACGCGGCCAGGTCGAGGACAGCGTGCGCGATCGCATGCAGCGGGTGCTCGACAGCTATCACGCAGGCGTGCTGATCCAGGGCGTGGAAATCAAGAAGGCCGATCCGCCGGCCAAGGTTGTCGATGCCTTCCAGCAGGTCACGGTGGCACAGCAGGGTGCCGAGCGCGACCGCTCGAACGCGCGCGCCTGGTCGCAGCAGTTGCTGGCAGGCGCACAGGGCGCCGCAGAAGCCTTCAACAAGGAATATGCCGAGTACAAGCTCGCCCCGGAAGTGACCAAGCGGCGCATGTGGTACGAAACCATGGAGCGCGTGCTGCGCAAGAACGGCGCGGTGATCGACGAGGGCAAGGACGGCCATGGCGCCGTGCCCTACCTGCCGCTGCCTGCCCCGAAGAAGCCGGCGCCCCCGGCTGATGCCCCCGCCGCTTCCTCGGGAGATGCCCAGTGA
- the hflC gene encoding protease modulator HflC: MSSVIEVPENQQAVIVRNGHAVAVINPYRPGEALGQSSFGLALRIPLVDHVERIDKRLLSVDMEQQQVLSTDQQRLNVDAYARFRVVDPVKMVLTAGTTERVADQLEPILTSVLRQELGNRTFQSLLTAERGQAMENIRAGLDREARQYGAQVVDVRIKRADLPDGALQSAFDRMSAARQEEAKTITAEGQKDAQIIRADAEAQASAIYAKAFGQDPQFYDFYRAMQSYDYAFAQDDSSATILLSPDSAYLKHFQQP; the protein is encoded by the coding sequence ATGTCCAGCGTGATCGAGGTGCCCGAAAACCAGCAGGCGGTCATCGTGCGCAATGGCCACGCCGTTGCCGTGATCAACCCCTACCGGCCCGGAGAAGCGCTGGGCCAGAGCAGTTTCGGCCTCGCCCTGCGCATCCCGCTGGTCGACCACGTAGAGCGGATCGACAAGCGGCTGCTCTCGGTCGACATGGAGCAGCAGCAGGTGCTTTCGACCGATCAGCAGCGGCTGAACGTCGATGCCTATGCGCGGTTTCGCGTGGTCGATCCGGTCAAGATGGTGCTGACCGCAGGCACCACCGAGCGGGTGGCGGACCAGCTTGAACCGATCCTCACCTCGGTGCTGCGCCAGGAACTGGGCAACCGCACGTTCCAGTCGCTGCTCACGGCAGAGCGCGGGCAGGCGATGGAAAACATCCGCGCCGGGCTCGACCGCGAGGCACGCCAGTACGGCGCGCAAGTGGTGGACGTGCGCATCAAGCGCGCCGATCTTCCCGACGGTGCGCTCCAGAGTGCGTTCGACCGCATGAGCGCAGCACGGCAGGAAGAGGCCAAGACGATCACCGCCGAGGGCCAGAAGGACGCGCAGATCATCCGCGCCGATGCCGAGGCGCAGGCCAGCGCCATCTACGCCAAGGCCTTCGGTCAGGACCCGCAGTTCTATGATTTCTATCGTGCGATGCAGAGCTACGACTATGCCTTCGCGCAGGATGACAGTTCTGCCACCATCCTGCTTTCGCCCGACAGCGCCTATCTGAAGCACTTTCAGCAGCCCTGA
- a CDS encoding Do family serine endopeptidase: MRYAYGLTTALLLGGATATLVTGYPAGAQVAQNEQSQMAHVVPRAGAPASFADLTAQLAPAVVNISTRQKIQVSSGGGDGSNPFAGTPFEGLFGGGNGGGNSAPQTREAQSLGSGFIISSDGYIVTNNHVITADGKGQVESITVTMPDGTEYPAKLIGKDAASDLAVLKITGTKPFPFVKFGDSSKARVGDWIIAIGNPFGLGGTVTAGIVSAVYRNTGQNTAYDRYLQTDAAINRGNSGGPMFDMQGNVIGINNAIFSPTGGSVGIGFAIPAETAAPIVQKLIKGEAIERGYLGVRIQPISEDMADSLGLPHNKGEFIQSVEPDGPAAKGGMQAGDVVTAVNGKDVTPDQSLSFLVANTAPGSRIPVDVIRNGRKQTLNLTVAKRPSEEDLQQQTFGDDDSADNSDDAYNNPPQQMAKGVIENALGFSVTPLTANIARQLGVSETAKGLVVVAVDPNSDAGQKGLSRGFIVQSANGQDVATKVDLENAIKAVKADGRSAILLRVKPRGQQPIFVPFRLSDGK; encoded by the coding sequence GTGCGATACGCTTACGGATTGACCACCGCTCTCCTGCTGGGAGGCGCCACCGCCACGCTCGTGACCGGCTACCCAGCCGGTGCGCAAGTCGCCCAGAACGAGCAGAGCCAGATGGCCCACGTGGTCCCGCGTGCCGGTGCGCCTGCCAGCTTCGCCGACCTCACCGCGCAGCTTGCGCCGGCCGTGGTCAACATCTCCACCCGCCAGAAGATCCAGGTCTCCAGCGGCGGGGGCGACGGCTCCAACCCGTTCGCGGGCACCCCGTTCGAGGGGCTGTTCGGTGGCGGCAACGGCGGTGGCAACAGCGCCCCGCAGACGCGTGAGGCGCAGTCGCTCGGCTCGGGCTTCATCATCTCATCCGATGGCTACATCGTGACGAACAACCACGTCATCACCGCCGACGGCAAGGGACAGGTCGAATCGATCACCGTCACCATGCCCGACGGCACCGAGTACCCGGCCAAGCTGATCGGCAAGGACGCCGCATCGGACCTTGCCGTGCTCAAGATCACCGGCACCAAGCCCTTCCCGTTCGTCAAGTTCGGCGACAGTTCGAAGGCGCGCGTGGGTGACTGGATCATCGCCATCGGCAACCCCTTCGGGCTGGGCGGCACGGTAACGGCGGGGATCGTCTCGGCGGTCTATCGCAATACCGGCCAGAACACCGCCTACGACCGCTATCTGCAGACCGACGCGGCGATCAACCGGGGCAACTCGGGCGGCCCGATGTTCGACATGCAGGGCAATGTCATCGGCATCAACAACGCGATCTTCTCGCCCACCGGCGGCAGCGTCGGCATCGGCTTTGCCATCCCGGCGGAAACCGCAGCCCCGATCGTCCAGAAGCTCATCAAGGGCGAGGCGATCGAGCGCGGCTATCTGGGCGTGCGCATCCAGCCGATCAGCGAGGACATGGCCGATTCGCTGGGCCTGCCCCACAACAAGGGCGAATTCATCCAGAGCGTCGAGCCCGATGGCCCGGCAGCGAAGGGCGGCATGCAGGCAGGCGACGTCGTCACCGCCGTCAACGGCAAGGACGTCACCCCCGACCAGTCGCTGTCGTTCCTCGTCGCCAACACGGCGCCGGGCAGCCGCATCCCGGTCGACGTTATCCGCAACGGCCGCAAGCAGACGCTCAACCTCACGGTCGCCAAGCGCCCGAGCGAGGAAGACCTGCAGCAGCAGACCTTCGGCGACGACGACAGCGCCGACAACAGCGACGATGCTTACAACAACCCGCCGCAGCAGATGGCCAAGGGCGTCATCGAGAATGCCCTCGGCTTCTCGGTAACCCCGCTAACCGCCAACATTGCGCGTCAGCTGGGCGTTTCGGAAACCGCCAAGGGCCTCGTCGTGGTCGCTGTCGATCCCAACTCGGATGCCGGTCAGAAGGGCCTCTCGCGCGGGTTCATCGTGCAGAGCGCCAACGGGCAGGACGTCGCGACCAAGGTCGATCTCGAAAACGCGATCAAGGCCGTGAAGGCCGATGGCCGCTCGGCCATCCTGCTGCGCGTCAAGCCGCGCGGCCAGCAGCCGATCTTCGTGCCGTTCCGCCTGAGCGACGGCAAGTAA
- a CDS encoding transglycosylase domain-containing protein → MANNSGRRGSSESPSPKNASSKKGRRPLWLRIVRGVVMWGVALCLLAAIFLGTAVFITERQLPDFDALKSSQNGQMIVVRARDGTELVSLGPSYGKWLSFDDIPPIMREAMVSVEDRRFFSHPGVDPYGLARAVFVGVAEDRRFAATSTITQQLARNIFLNNNRNYARKAREMVLALALERKFSKDQILELYLNKVYFGGGAYGIDAASRKFFGHPGTSLSVGEAAIIAGLVKAPSNYSPTADVDASIRRGKVVLGTMADNGVITPEQAQDIDLSQVKVVKDRNQNSVRYFTDWALPQLDTLLPDNDEPIEVWTTLDPKLQQAGAKAVEARVPAGAQGALVSLDNDGAVLAMVGGTDYVTSNYNRATSAVRQPGSSWKLFVYMAALEAGYTPSDAVDDAPITIDGWSPHNDDGRFAGKIDIRSAFAYSKNTIAAKLGNEVGFGTVAAMARRFGITTQINTQPAMVLGTSEVRVIDMTRAFAEVSAGGTSVEPYGITKVTTTSGKVLYQHQSTRGQVLVPPYVAAGITDLLQSAVATGTGRAANIGRPVAGKTGTTTSNKDGWFLGFSSGVTTGVWMGRDDAKPVRGLWGGTAPARAFSDYMKVAVANRPVQQFQTQLQLPEWQLEPDEQNLQGDPNDYYYTDENGNLVRGPGNGQDGQPGDGSQGQGGQGQGGQGQQMQYEDGTGASAPGYGPNGSGQGPSAPPTSAVGEDFLDRATGRSAPSHGGGGSQTMVAPRPVGGRPASPAATPTARPTGAVRNGSGNSGYNDGY, encoded by the coding sequence ATGGCCAACAATTCCGGCCGACGCGGCTCTTCGGAGAGCCCGTCCCCCAAGAATGCTTCCTCGAAGAAAGGTCGTCGCCCGCTCTGGCTGCGCATCGTGCGCGGTGTCGTGATGTGGGGCGTGGCGCTGTGCCTGCTCGCCGCGATCTTCCTGGGCACGGCGGTCTTCATCACCGAGCGTCAGCTTCCCGATTTCGACGCGCTCAAGAGCAGCCAGAACGGCCAGATGATCGTCGTGCGCGCGCGCGACGGCACCGAACTCGTCTCGCTCGGGCCGAGCTATGGCAAGTGGCTGTCGTTCGACGATATCCCGCCGATCATGCGCGAGGCGATGGTCTCGGTCGAGGATCGCCGCTTCTTCTCGCACCCCGGCGTGGACCCTTACGGCCTGGCGCGTGCGGTGTTCGTGGGCGTGGCCGAGGATCGCCGCTTCGCCGCGACCTCGACGATCACGCAGCAGCTCGCGCGCAACATCTTCCTGAACAACAACCGCAACTATGCCCGCAAGGCACGCGAAATGGTGCTGGCGCTGGCGCTGGAGCGCAAGTTCAGCAAGGATCAGATTCTCGAGTTGTACCTCAACAAGGTCTACTTCGGTGGCGGCGCCTACGGTATCGACGCGGCCAGCCGCAAGTTCTTCGGCCATCCCGGCACCAGCCTGTCGGTGGGCGAGGCGGCGATCATCGCAGGGCTCGTGAAGGCGCCGTCCAACTATTCGCCGACCGCCGATGTCGATGCCTCGATTCGGCGCGGCAAGGTCGTGCTGGGCACGATGGCCGATAACGGCGTGATCACGCCCGAGCAGGCGCAGGATATCGACCTCTCGCAGGTCAAGGTCGTGAAGGACCGCAACCAGAACTCGGTGCGCTACTTCACCGACTGGGCGCTGCCGCAACTCGACACGCTGCTGCCCGACAACGACGAGCCTATCGAGGTGTGGACCACGCTCGATCCCAAGCTCCAGCAGGCAGGCGCCAAGGCGGTGGAGGCCCGCGTGCCCGCAGGCGCGCAGGGCGCTCTCGTCAGTCTCGACAACGACGGCGCCGTGCTGGCGATGGTCGGCGGCACCGATTACGTGACCTCGAACTACAACCGCGCGACCAGCGCCGTGCGTCAGCCCGGTTCGTCATGGAAGCTGTTCGTCTACATGGCCGCGCTTGAAGCGGGATACACGCCGAGCGACGCGGTGGACGATGCGCCGATCACCATCGACGGCTGGAGCCCGCATAACGACGATGGCCGCTTTGCGGGCAAGATCGATATCCGCAGCGCCTTCGCCTATTCGAAGAACACCATCGCGGCCAAGCTGGGCAACGAGGTGGGCTTCGGCACGGTGGCGGCGATGGCGCGTCGCTTCGGCATCACCACCCAGATCAACACGCAGCCCGCGATGGTGCTGGGCACCTCCGAAGTGCGCGTGATCGACATGACCCGCGCCTTCGCCGAAGTCTCCGCCGGGGGCACTTCGGTCGAGCCCTATGGCATCACCAAGGTGACGACGACGAGCGGCAAGGTGCTGTATCAGCACCAGTCCACCCGTGGTCAGGTGCTGGTGCCGCCCTATGTCGCGGCGGGCATCACCGACCTGCTGCAATCCGCCGTCGCCACCGGCACGGGGCGTGCGGCCAACATCGGTCGCCCGGTCGCGGGCAAGACCGGCACTACCACCTCGAACAAGGACGGCTGGTTCCTGGGCTTCTCCAGCGGCGTCACCACCGGTGTGTGGATGGGGCGCGACGATGCCAAGCCGGTGCGCGGCCTGTGGGGCGGTACGGCGCCGGCCCGCGCATTCTCCGATTACATGAAGGTGGCGGTCGCCAATCGACCGGTCCAGCAGTTCCAGACGCAGCTCCAGCTGCCCGAATGGCAGCTCGAACCGGACGAGCAGAACCTGCAGGGCGATCCCAACGACTATTACTACACCGACGAGAACGGCAATCTCGTGCGCGGTCCGGGTAACGGGCAGGACGGCCAGCCGGGCGATGGTTCGCAGGGGCAGGGTGGGCAAGGCCAGGGCGGACAGGGCCAGCAGATGCAGTACGAGGACGGTACGGGGGCTTCGGCACCCGGTTACGGCCCGAACGGCTCGGGACAAGGCCCTTCCGCGCCGCCGACCTCAGCGGTGGGTGAAGACTTCCTCGACCGTGCGACCGGTCGTTCGGCCCCGTCGCACGGTGGCGGCGGCAGCCAGACGATGGTCGCGCCGCGCCCGGTCGGCGGACGCCCGGCATCGCCTGCCGCCACGCCCACCGCGCGGCCCACGGGCGCCGTGCGGAACGGCAGTGGCAACAGCGGCTACAACGACGGCTACTGA
- the msrB gene encoding peptide-methionine (R)-S-oxide reductase MsrB produces the protein MTDKFTLTDEEWRERLTPEQYRVLRQQGTERAFTGKYENNDQQGVYLCAGCGTPLFSSGTKYHSGCGWPSYTAPVDGVAVEELRDTSHGMIRTEVRCATCEGHLGHVFPDGPGPEGLRYCINSASLDFEPED, from the coding sequence ATGACCGACAAGTTTACCCTCACCGACGAGGAATGGCGCGAGCGGCTGACGCCCGAGCAGTACCGCGTGCTGCGCCAGCAGGGGACCGAGCGTGCTTTCACCGGCAAGTACGAGAACAACGATCAGCAGGGCGTCTACCTTTGCGCCGGTTGCGGAACGCCGCTGTTCTCGTCGGGCACAAAGTACCATTCGGGCTGCGGCTGGCCGAGCTATACCGCGCCGGTCGACGGCGTCGCGGTAGAGGAACTGCGCGATACCTCGCACGGCATGATCCGCACCGAAGTGCGCTGCGCAACCTGCGAAGGGCACCTGGGGCATGTCTTCCCCGATGGTCCGGGGCCTGAGGGCCTGCGCTATTGCATCAACAGCGCTTCGCTCGATTTCGAGCCGGAAGACTGA
- a CDS encoding dienelactone hydrolase family protein, with product MCDEFTLESEEANLARRGLDRRAFAALSAAGAMGVALAGCSSSFAQTGDAVTEGMVSIAMDTGVCDAFFVHPAKGTHPGIVLWPDIAGLRDAFKVMARSLASQGFAVLAVNHYYRSGPSPVMESFSDYRTPEGQAKIAPMRELLTPAAITADAKRYVAFLDAQGVVAKDRKIGTSGYCMGGPFTVRTAAAVPARVGGAVSLHGAGLVTPAPDSPHRLLTQTKASYLFAIARNDDAKQPDQKTQLRAAADAAGRPAEIEVYPADHGWTVPDSPAWDPDAADKAWKQMVALFSKL from the coding sequence ATGTGCGACGAATTCACGCTGGAATCGGAAGAGGCCAATCTCGCCCGGCGCGGGCTTGACCGTCGCGCATTCGCGGCCTTGAGCGCGGCAGGCGCCATGGGCGTAGCGCTGGCGGGCTGCTCCAGCAGCTTCGCGCAGACCGGCGATGCCGTGACCGAGGGCATGGTCTCGATCGCCATGGACACGGGCGTGTGCGATGCCTTCTTCGTCCATCCCGCCAAGGGTACGCATCCCGGTATCGTGCTGTGGCCCGACATCGCGGGGCTTCGCGATGCCTTCAAGGTCATGGCCCGCTCGCTCGCCTCGCAGGGCTTCGCGGTGCTGGCGGTGAACCACTATTACCGTTCCGGCCCCTCGCCGGTGATGGAGAGCTTTTCGGACTATCGCACGCCCGAGGGGCAGGCGAAGATCGCGCCGATGCGCGAACTGCTGACCCCGGCAGCGATCACGGCGGATGCGAAGCGCTATGTCGCCTTCCTTGATGCGCAGGGCGTGGTGGCGAAGGACCGCAAGATCGGCACCAGCGGCTATTGCATGGGCGGGCCGTTCACTGTGCGCACCGCAGCGGCCGTCCCGGCACGCGTTGGCGGCGCAGTCTCGCTCCACGGCGCCGGGCTGGTGACGCCCGCGCCCGACAGTCCGCACCGGCTGCTGACGCAGACCAAGGCGTCCTACCTCTTCGCCATCGCCCGCAACGACGATGCCAAGCAGCCCGACCAGAAGACGCAACTGCGCGCCGCCGCCGATGCTGCCGGGCGCCCGGCCGAGATCGAGGTCTATCCCGCGGACCACGGCTGGACCGTGCCCGACAGTCCCGCCTGGGACCCGGATGCGGCGGACAAGGCGTGGAAGCAGATGGTCGCGTTGTTCTCAAAGCTTTAA
- a CDS encoding DUF3857 and transglutaminase domain-containing protein, protein MMKSAYAGVASCLALAMMLAPTGAAAKAKPSDKTATATMANREVHYGNAPDWVSPPPAGTGTTSGGENAGESDSPVHVVWSDSEQRVTPTSVTTYTASRIRLLRPEALQIGNLSLVWNPDTTQVTVNRLVVYRDGQVIPVLDTARFQIFQREGGLEQAMLNGELTANLQIPGLRVGDEIEFVQTQVRRNSVFGDRQFDVVMLNSALAPGRYRMGVSWAGGEKPVLRPSADLAPALTKTDGSIIATLTDPGKFVAPDGAPARYAAGRYIEYSDFSRWQDVSAAWYPLFERSATIAATSPLHAEIDRIRAASSDPRAQALAALALVQDKVRYVYTGMDDGNYTPAPADQTWERRFGDCKGKTALLMALLHGLGIEAQAVIVNSGGGDGIDEHLPSPAMFDHVVVTLTMNGQRLWLDGTRQSEHRLLTDAEVPYRQFLPVSAQGTDLTHLPYHIPRFPMDLTFTDIDDSAGVDKPAKIRIVSITRGDTALGISLGLSSMPHDAAVEAMRRGMSGGWITPDTIDWSYDTANGTLTMTTVGTAKLDWEDDDHTFYLPGGGFYAPAELKRPKEQDQSAPYANKPGEFSCSVTRMRMPSIPNMHWGVTAKSIDRSVGGIAYYRRAQIEDGVVSQIRSSRTMQDEITPDEAKVANGQITAFDNNKTYVSQITGKGPSTELDGKPMVSFDAVDWANAPDPCLPARLREALPDKSPAKS, encoded by the coding sequence ATGATGAAAAGTGCATATGCTGGCGTTGCATCGTGTCTGGCGCTGGCCATGATGCTTGCGCCGACGGGGGCCGCGGCCAAGGCGAAACCGTCCGACAAGACAGCGACAGCCACGATGGCCAATCGCGAAGTCCATTACGGCAATGCGCCGGACTGGGTGTCCCCGCCTCCCGCCGGCACCGGAACTACCTCCGGCGGCGAAAACGCTGGCGAGAGTGACAGCCCTGTCCACGTTGTGTGGAGCGATAGCGAGCAGCGCGTCACCCCCACCTCCGTCACCACATATACCGCCTCGCGGATCAGGTTGCTGCGCCCCGAGGCGCTGCAGATCGGCAATCTCTCGCTGGTGTGGAATCCCGATACCACGCAAGTCACCGTCAACCGGCTCGTAGTCTATCGCGACGGACAGGTGATCCCGGTGCTCGACACCGCGCGCTTCCAGATCTTCCAGCGCGAGGGCGGGCTGGAACAGGCCATGCTGAACGGCGAGCTGACCGCGAACCTCCAGATCCCCGGCCTGCGTGTGGGCGACGAAATCGAGTTCGTGCAGACGCAGGTGCGTCGCAACTCGGTGTTCGGCGATCGGCAGTTCGATGTCGTCATGCTCAATTCGGCACTGGCGCCGGGGCGTTATCGCATGGGCGTCTCGTGGGCGGGAGGCGAAAAGCCCGTCCTGCGACCGAGCGCCGATCTCGCTCCGGCACTGACGAAAACGGACGGCTCCATCATCGCCACGCTTACCGATCCGGGCAAATTCGTAGCCCCGGACGGCGCGCCTGCGCGCTATGCGGCGGGACGCTATATCGAATATTCGGACTTCTCGCGCTGGCAGGATGTCTCCGCCGCTTGGTATCCGCTGTTCGAGCGCAGCGCCACCATCGCCGCCACCTCGCCGCTCCATGCCGAAATCGATCGCATCCGCGCCGCCTCTTCGGATCCGCGCGCGCAGGCGCTTGCCGCGCTGGCGCTGGTGCAGGACAAGGTGCGCTACGTTTATACCGGCATGGACGACGGCAACTATACGCCCGCCCCCGCCGACCAGACCTGGGAGCGTCGCTTCGGAGACTGCAAGGGCAAGACCGCGCTGCTGATGGCATTGCTGCACGGCCTCGGCATTGAGGCGCAGGCCGTCATCGTCAACAGCGGCGGGGGCGATGGGATCGACGAGCACCTGCCCAGCCCCGCGATGTTCGACCATGTCGTCGTCACCCTGACGATGAACGGCCAGCGCCTGTGGCTCGACGGTACGCGCCAGAGCGAGCACCGCCTGCTCACCGATGCCGAAGTGCCTTATCGCCAGTTCCTGCCGGTCAGCGCGCAGGGCACGGACCTGACGCACCTGCCCTACCACATCCCCCGCTTCCCGATGGACCTGACGTTCACGGACATCGATGACAGCGCCGGGGTGGACAAGCCCGCAAAGATCAGGATCGTCTCGATCACGCGTGGCGATACTGCACTGGGCATCAGCCTGGGCCTATCCTCGATGCCGCACGATGCCGCCGTCGAGGCGATGCGTCGCGGTATGAGCGGCGGATGGATCACGCCCGATACCATCGACTGGTCGTATGACACCGCCAACGGCACCCTCACCATGACCACGGTAGGCACCGCCAAACTGGACTGGGAGGATGACGATCACACGTTCTACCTGCCCGGCGGCGGATTCTACGCGCCTGCCGAACTCAAACGCCCCAAGGAACAGGACCAGAGCGCCCCTTACGCCAACAAGCCGGGCGAGTTTTCGTGCTCGGTCACGCGCATGCGCATGCCGAGCATCCCCAACATGCACTGGGGCGTGACAGCCAAATCGATCGACCGCAGCGTGGGCGGCATCGCCTATTACCGCCGCGCGCAGATCGAGGACGGTGTGGTCAGCCAGATCCGCTCATCGCGCACGATGCAGGATGAAATCACGCCGGACGAAGCCAAAGTGGCCAACGGGCAGATCACGGCCTTCGACAACAACAAGACCTATGTCTCGCAGATCACCGGCAAGGGGCCCTCGACCGAGCTGGACGGCAAACCGATGGTCTCATTCGATGCGGTCGACTGGGCCAATGCCCCTGACCCCTGCCTACCCGCACGCTTGCGCGAGGCTTTGCCCGACAAGAGCCCAGCGAAGAGTTAG